A region of the Mus pahari chromosome 15, PAHARI_EIJ_v1.1, whole genome shotgun sequence genome:
TACACAAgcagcgcacacacacaaatacacacacacacacacacacacacacacacacacaccttgttttCCAGCCAAGTGGAAAGTAGTAGTCCTTAAATGTTATTTCTAGGCTTCCTGATGTCTTCCAATCATCACACTTTTGAGAAAGTTCTTTCCCTGTTTCCATAGAGAAGAAAATTCAATAGGTTTGGTTTTGAGGCATGAGTCAAATTTAAATCCTCTAGGCAAGGTCCTAATGAAGACTTGTTTTATAAGGTGGCAGAGTAAGTTGGTCTTGTACAGAGAATATGAGGAAGAGATTGGACAGAGGGACAAATGATACTAAAGACTTTTACTGTGATTCTTCTGACACAGCTCAGTACTGGGTGTCAGATTGTAACAGAAATTCACTCCAGCAAGGATCTGAACATTCCTTCCTATTCATCGCCCAGCACAATGAGAACGAATCATTGTTTTAATTCACAGGACTTCTTCCCGGGGACACACTGAGTGACTGCTTGCCTTCAGTGTCCTCAATTCATTTAGAACACTGGGAATTCTAATCAGttgtattgaaaatatttcagtgAATATTTACTTAAGACCTATCATGGCCTTGGCATAATGTCCAAGGCTGCAaaatacagagaaacaatgtttACATAAAGGTCAGCAAAACATCTTTGTACTGATGGTTTTTACTTTATAATGCACAGATTCTCTCCTCCTTCTGATGACTTAATAAGAAATGACCCAAGTTGAGCATGGTGAACTCcctctaatcccagtgctcagaaggcagaggcgagCCGATCTCTGTAAGTTCTAGACCACTCTGGTAtatacagagagactctgtcagggaaaaaaaaactatgaaatagAACTCAGTGCCCCAAGATTCTTCCACACACTAGCTTTCATTTTGAGTCCTGATTCTATATTCTTAATGAAGTACATTCTTAAATAGCTGGAAAAAAAGGTGTAGGGAGATATAATTGCTTAGTCTAGACAAATGAGCAaatctctcttttaaaatggaGTTCAAGTCTTTGTAGTACAGCTGGTGGGCTGGGTGAATGAGTGAATGGctgactttaaacatttctgttCTGATGAGGACAGAGACTTAATCAGATGGAAATAAAGGAATTTGGAGTAGGCTTGAATGCCAAGGAAAGCTACAGTGGCTACTCAATAAGCACCCCCGTGCTTCTGTTTCCATAAGAGGTAACCGGGCTATGATAGGGCCATTGCTCAGTCCTTCCCTCAACCTCACCCCAAAAGGCAGCCATTTATTGTTTGGCCCAAAACTTTGCACAACACTTTTAGGCCCTTAGTCTCTCTTAATTCTCCAAGGTTGAACATCAAGAGGTAAAAACCAGATTGTTCTTTTTAAGTTTCCACACACTCATGAAAAGTTAACATGTCTAGGTTGCTTCTCACTGGCTGAATAACTGAAAAGTGGACTTTACTTCTAAGGAGAGCTTGGCAGATGCACAGTGCTTAATATGGACCAAGGACTTTAGGGatggttaaaaaaataagcaGTGAAAATTCTAAGTCCGAAAAGCATCACCTGCAGGACTAGCATCTCTTCTGACAGTGTATTTTGTCACCTTTGAAAATGGCATGCATTTTCAAAAGCctcaacacaaaagaaaaattataggcATATGGCCGTGGTcaatataaacacatttataaggaacatttttttttccctaaataaaCGTTGCTACTTAACTCACCTCACTAATTGTGTTTTTCTTCCAAGAAACCTTCCTTGTACCCATGTATgcacatttatttgtattatcaTAGCTGTATTCCATGTTTCTGCAGTTTGAATGGATCTTGCAACTAGCTCAGTGCTCTGTACCATAAAgagacttttattttatcttaatctGGTCTGAGATTAggattatatttacatttttaaacagagacattttctatggttttaaatgtttcagaaaatGTGTAAAGCAGAGAATTTATTtacttgaagttttaaaaaacaaaatcctaatAGTGCCATCAATTCACAATTTTGGGGCAGCACTGTATTTACTAAAAACTTGAATTTTTCCTGAATTatttgtcatttataagactttcTTGTTTATGaatttatcattcattttaaGACTAATATAAATGTATTGTGCATACTCAGTTACAGAGGTATACTGTTAAACAACTGTTAACAACTTttcatgatatgtgtgtgtatgtgttcaggtATGTGCTTGTGTTTGCACCTGTGTTTGcactgtatatgtgtacatatattagCCCCAGGTTAATACCTGGAGTGACCCTTAATCACTTGCCTCCCTATCTGTTATAAAAGGACGTCTCAGTTGAAACCAGAGCCTATTGATCCAGCTTGTCTCACTAGCTGGTTTCTATGGAGATTGTCTGCTTTCCAATTGCTGGGAGTTTAGGAGAGCCACCACACCCAAGTGACATCATGTGGGGTTGGGGATCTGAACTATGGTCCTCCTGCTTGTGTAACAGACACCCTAGCTACAGAGTCATCTCCCAGTCCCTTTGtgataatttaaatatacatatttcctGCTTAATAACTATGCATGTTTCTAACCCCTTTGTCATCTCCAATTTTAATTTGTGACCagttttttgtttatgtattacTGCCTTCAAACTTttggttaatttattttctctttaattgtaATCCCTTTTTACTTTTGTActtctttttgatttattttcctttctctgaaaatatttctaaaactcTGAATTAGCTCTTAACTTCTGCTCAGATCATAGTGGTCAGATATTAATATAttgcttcttcattttcattattggctaagtggctttttattttaacttcctCCTAGATCCAGCCCCGCCTTCTGAGGGTGTTTTTGTATTGCCATGTGCTTGGGACGACTTCATGTGAGAGCTAGAGATGCAAATTAAAAACTGTTGACTTGGGTTTAAAGGGTGTCCTGACACTTTAGGAATGCACCACTGTTCACATCTGCAGACGCCTGAGATTTCAGGCTGACCAGTTCGAAGGCTGAAGTTAGTGTGCTAACTGCGGATTCCTTCTTCACACTCTGCTGCCATGTGGGCCCCTCCACAGCACCAGGCTGGGCAAAGGTTAGCAGTCCCGGTAGCAGGGCCAAATGTTTCGTTGCTACTTAGTCAAGGAATGACAGTAGTGAGCTAATCAGTCACAAGAGTTAAACAAGTACCATTCATtattagaaagagagaggcccCGTAGACAGAGAAGAGCCTGCCATACACAAGCCACACCCTTGTCATGGGAGTGGATGGCAGAGCAGCATCCCTGACTGTgatcttctctttctgccttcataTGCTTGCTGGTCTCCAAGAAGATCGTTTAGGTCATTTATTTCAGCTGCAAGTTCCACCTAGTGGTCTTTCTGACTTGGTCCATTGTAGGAccaaaggcagcctgttttggttgaatgaggtttgctctggagacccagtagaaacacaatagaaaactctacaagggatggaacagcgagccacattcccagagacaggggcctgacaccacagagcccccaactccataattctgtgactataagtcacgaagacaatggcccaagcttctggcattctggctagactccacccccacagtaaacctaactatagccaggtatgctcctccccacagttacctggcaacagcaaggtagcccagcccactataaaaggagatGATTGGCTCCTCCTCActttctttaagctctcacctttcttactttcatctctagccttccttctctctctctctcccttcccccctctctccatgtggccatgaccAGCCTCTcactttcttttaccttctctctttctctctgcctttctacaataaagctctaaaaccatagactgtctctgctcatcaagccCCACCCTCCCATACTCCctctgtgcttgaatgatgggataggctttcccctaaagagcagCATCTAACCTCCCCCTGGCACCTCCTCCAGTCACCAATGGGACCAAAGACTCTTGCCAGAGTGGGAACTACCCggtgcctcctctctccctgacctctcctcccttccacccTCGGGATGACAGAGAAGCCCCCAGGatccccactttgttctcagctcttccacagtgtccagcagtgtctgggatgacGAGaatctgttatctctggcctctgtgaggtccagagacctcagactgccccttgtccaccccccacgGGGGGCTGGGTTCTGTGACTCCCCAAAGCCAGACACCAACCCGGGGCCACATGGAAAGTGtgcagcagtcctcctgcatctgtACACCCAGAGCcccagaactctggtgggacgtGGGTTTTCTCAcgctccctttattcccccacgcCCACTGACCTACAGTCCCTATCCTATGACATACCTTGAAAAATGagatttataatgaaaaaaagacTTGAACAAAATCTGACTGGAAAAATCTCTAAAGAGGAGGAATTTCCTACCTCATTCTTCTCCAAAAATATAATTTAGATGTCACACCTGCCATGTTGTTGGCCACATGGTACTCAATAAATTCTTGGAGAAAATACCATTATTGTCAACGGTAGTAgcataatatagaaaataattggTGATGGTGGGATAACTATAGGCActgtttgttggtggtggtaggaTAACTACAGGcaatggttgttgttgttggtaggaTAACTACAGGcaatggttgttgttgttggtaggaTAACTACAGGCAATGGTTGTTGGTGGTAGGATAACTAGTATAACTATAAGCATTGGTTAATGGTAGGGTAACTACAGGCAGTAGATACAATCATAGCACTGGCAGAGGTGCCCCTCCTGGAGCCTCTGTGCAGGCTCAGCTGTGCTGTTCACCAGTGACTAACCATTGCGCGTGTTCACGGTTATTTTTCTCACCTGGTTAGGACCGGCTGGTGCTTTCTTGCCTCTAGATCTAACATTAACTCTCATCCACTGCTGTTTTTAGAAGCCAGGCAGCAAATACACCAGATATAGATCTCACCTATCCTTTCTTCCAAAGTAACCCTGCTCAAATACTCTTAAATGCAAATCTCTCTGAGCTAAAGTCAAGACTACTACTTTTCAACAACCTGCTATTCCATCTGGATGTTTTGGACAGGTAGAACTAGCTCACTATTTCTGGAATGAATATAAAATCTTCCATGCTATTACTTGTACTTTCCAGGAATGAAAGAGAAATTTCCAAAGCCACTGGATCCAGGCTTGCGTTTTCCCCTCTGATATCCTGGCACTCATGTTACTCTGTATTCATTTCCTCTCACTTCTATCAATCAACATATGGAAAAGATGTAACAGGAAACATTTGCAAGGCCGGACACAATCAAGCACAACTCTTCACCTTATGGATTACTCACGAAGGGAACATATACCTCCTTTAAATACTGTTATCATCAGGCAGGTGGAATGGCTCCAAGTGCAAGAaaacttgctgcacaagcataaAGACCCGAGTTCCGATCCCCAGCACCAACATAAAAAGAGTCAGTCGTGATGGGGCTTGTGCCTGTCACCCAGGGCTCGTGTGTCAGAGACATGAACAATTCTGTGAGTCACTGGCTACAAGTCTAAATTTAGGTTCAGACTGAAACCAAGTCTCAAGGCAATAAAGCCAAAAGGCATAGAAGAAGGCGTCTGGCACACATGGGCCCATGTACAGCTGCACACACAAAACGCACAGCAAAGACAGAAATAGTGATATCATGTCATCATAACTAAAATTATCAGTAAGAATGAAAATGCTTGTCCTTACTATTAAAGAAAAAGTCTCAAGGCTCTCTGACACCAGCACCTGCTAACAAATATATCTATTGCCagtttaaaacaaatcaaaagtttTGCATAAAAATTGTAGCAATCCACATATCACAGCTTTCTTATACCTCTTACAATAAACCTCTACATTACTGCTTTTTATCTGTCTTACACAGGTCACCATAGAACAAAGCAAGGGCTTACCTGTGCGATAGACAAAGGTGCCTTCAGTTTCTGATGATGATGGAGACACCAGCTCTTCTTCAAATTCGTTGGAGCTAAAAGACCCCGAATGGTTCCTTCGCCTTGTTTTCCCCATCATGGCAGTGCTGGTGGCCATGACATGTCTCAAAGAGTCGTTAAGGTAACGGTTCAACAAGCTGCTCTTATACTTGGGCGGTGACACGTAATCCTCAGCAGCCCTTGACTCTGGTCTTCCGCCAGCTTTTATTGCTGAGTTCTCCCCTTTAATCACAGTGTGGTGGGCAGGGGTGCTATAGCCCTCTTCGTTCATGTGATTTCTTGGGGGATTTTCTCCATCTAAGGGGGGAAATATCACCAACTCGTATTTGCACATACTTTCCCCAGCTGCTCAACTGTCACACTTAGTCATCAAAAATATACACAACAGAAGAATATATGccatatgtaaaattatttttatatatgattaaTTTTTAGGTAGAGAGAAGCAGTAACCTACATGATTGTTCCCTAGAGTatttaattttgatgaaaatgCTTTTCCTCCACATGGCAGATCTATAAACAGAGGAAATGGCTATAACTTCTGTTGCTTTATAAAACTGTAAAGATGAAGTTGCCTTATGCAATAGAAAACGATCTGTGGACTAGAATATCCTGTGGGGTCATTAAGACTGCACCTAGGGTGAACTTGttgcaaaagcaaagcaaagacaggaaaacaaaaacctgaacgAACCTTCAGAGCAGGAGTCGCCATCGCTGCTCACACTGAGCCGTTCAGCGTTGCCCTGAACATACTTGTTGTATAACTTTATTCTTAAGGCCCAACTTAAATCTGGCTGCCGGACAGTGTTCTTCAGCCGACGTCTAGCATTAGCGAACCAATTTGACACCTAAAACGGCATTAGTTTTTCAATTAACAGTGCATTAAAAcatagtgggctaatatccacttatcagtgagtgcataccatgtgtgttcttttgtgtttggattacctcactcaggacgatattttctagttgtatccgtttgcctaagaatttcatgaattcattgtttttaagagctaaCGTTATTTTTAAgagctccattgtgtaaatataccacactttctgtatccattcctctgttgaaggacatctgggttctttccagcatctgggtactataaataaggctgctatgaacatagtggagcatgtgtccttgttatatgctggagcatcttttgggtatatgcccaggagtggtatagctggatcctcacataatactatgtccaattttctgagaaacagcctgactgattttcagagtggttgtaccagcttgcaatcccaccaacaatggaggagtgttcctctttcttcacaccactgccagcatctgctgtcacttgagttttttattttagccattctgactggtgtgaggtggaatctcagggttgttttgattagcctaaaagcttggaatacccaagatacaattcacagaccacatgaagctcaagaaggaagccCACATGGTAGGTgatttggtccttcttagaaaggggaacaatactcatgggaggaaatacgaagacaaagtgtggaacaaagactgaaggaaaagccatccaaagactgccccacctggagatccatcccatattcagtcaccaaacccagacactattgtggatgccaacaagtgcatgctgtcaggagcctgatatcagtatcttctgagaggctctgccaaagcttgacaaatatagatgtggatgctcacagccaaccattggactgagcacagggtcctcaatggagtagttagagaaaggactgaaggagctgaaggggtttgcaactccataggaagaacaataaaatcaaccaaccagacaccccagagctcccagggactcaaccaccaaccaaagagtacacattgagggacccatggctccagctgcatgtgtggcagaggatggccttgttggacatcaatgggaggagaggcccttggtcctgtgaaggctcgatgtcccagtgtaggggaattcaagggtggggagggaggcaggagtgggtgggtgggtgcgggAACACCCTGATAGAAacaggggagggggtatgggatggggGCTTCGGGGGAgggaaccaggaaaagggataacatttgaaatgtaaacaaaggaaaaaatccaataaaaataaaaacaaaaacaaaacaaaaaaacaacaaacaacaaacatggtggtggtggccatgcaattgctttcttttaaaggACCCAAGGCCAGGGTTGTTGGAATGCACCCATGGTCTTAGCCACttgggaggctgcagcaggagaATCACTTGAGGCCAGGTTTGGGAACAGTGGGAGGTTTTATCTCAaaagagacaggggaggggagagaggaaaagaaagagagggagttGAAGGACAAATGATATAAGACTCCACAAACATAAGGAATAGAAAAGTTAATGATGATATTGAGAGGACTAACTTGTTTTCTTGAAATTTTGAAAAGTAAGAGAGCCTTCTGAGGATGAGCCAGTGTGTCCTGACTGGGAAATGTCTAAGTTAAGGTACTAAAGAAGCACAGGGATGAATATCCAACAGAAGAACAAAAGGCACACCTGAGACTTAAGCAGAGGTAGGGTAAGGGTTCAGACTCACAGGCTCAGAGGGAGGTGAAGGCTACATGTGAGCAGGCTTAATGAAGACAGTGGACAGCCAAGCTTTGGAGGCCAACTGAGGAGATTGGACACTTAGCAGAGGAGCGTGCAATCGGAGCAGTGAGGAGAAGGAGGCCAAGGAGTATCCTGCTTGACACTGAAAGTCCATTGTTTTGTATTTACATcagtgaagacacacacacacacacacacacacacacacacacacatacacaaaagatacTTGAAGGCAGAGAAAAATTACTTTCACTCTTTCTTTAAGGAGCCATTGAGTTCCCAGAGGAAAAATTGTACTTTTCTCATAAAATATCAGGATATCAACAGCATATAActgtttcagagaaaaaaaaaggtaaaagaacaatacttgcttttaaaaatataaactatataaatataattactttTTCTGTGAATTTGTCTCAGAACACAATCTTCTATTATTACAGTGGTTTGTGTGACAATATTTTCactggaagatttttttctttctcagtcattgTATAAAATACACTTAAGGTATTTATAGTACAGTGTAAGTgctataaatacaaaataagtaGCTTTGGAAATTGCTTGATTCCTAATTATTATTGTGATTTCTGCTTTAAAAggtaaaattacatttttctccttccatgtctAGCATGTACTGTTTTATTCACATAAATTCAACATGACACACTCATATTGTCCCTTCTGCCAAGATGGCTGTCCTTTCACACTGTGTCAGGTCATAGTCTTAGTCTTCATCGACTTCTATTCTTGTCAAACTGAGCTGTTATTCAATAGGTCTTTAAATTCTCAGGCTTTCTTTTCCACACATCGGCACCTTCATTTATTCAGCAAAGAGACAGTGAGCAACTATTGCATACTCACTGTGCTATGAAGTGCAGGCCTTGACAAGGCCATACCAACACACATGAATCTACAAACATCACACACTTGCCTGAACCCCTATAGTAAAAGTGATCATCTGAGACCGCAGGCAGTCATTGACCATGGAGGCAGGAGCACCTGGTCTCTTGCTCACTAactttccttcccacctctcaTTCTCTCACTCACTGAACAAAGATTCATGCAATCCCCTGACTACTGCTAAGgtactttaaaaacattcttcCAAACTTCCCTAGTCTCCATTCTGTTCTCTCATATGGGTCTTTGCAACTACTATCAAATTCAATAGTAATGCATTATTTTGACTTAATCAGTTCACTTCCTCAAGTCATTATTAATGCCCTGCTGTCCTGTGACTATGGAGTACTGAAAGTGCCTTGTCTGAATTTTTCTAAAAACATGCCATGTCATGTAGACTTAGTTCATTCATTCCCACTTTTTCTGAGCTTCACCTACACACCGAGGGGCTGGAATGTAACACAGTGGTAGAGCAACTGCCTAGCAAatgcaaagctctgggtttgatgcttagcaaaacagaaaagattcaaagatgCATCAGGTGTTTCCTAACATTTTTGAGAGCTGTGAAACAACTGTCACTCACTATCTGCCAATCACCTTGTAGCCTGCCTCCTTCTTACCTATTGTATGTGACTATACTTCTCATACAGAGGAGGCATCTTCTCCTGTGTCTATATCACATTTCATAGGGCCCAGCACCAAACTTTTTTCTGTTACTTTCCTTACTAAACAACATTCAATTAATACTGCACTA
Encoded here:
- the Mkx gene encoding homeobox protein Mohawk isoform X2; this encodes MSAPGGLRPQGTPTPENPSPAAELLVDSEALRQGPVSLPAPIMNTIVFNKLGGAVLFEDRGTPDRERGSRTFSGFLDNSHTGPEVDMPDGPPLKDNLSLRHRRTGARQNGGKVRHKRQALQDMARPLKQWLYKHRDNPYPTKTEKILLALGSQMTLVQVSNWFANARRRLKNTVRQPDLSWALRIKLYNKYVQGNAERLSVSSDGDSCSEDGENPPRNHMNEEGYSTPAHHTVIKGENSAIKAGGRPESRAAEDYVSPPKYKSSLLNRYLNDSLRHVMATSTAMMGKTRRRNHSGSFSSNEFEEELVSPSSSETEGTFVYRTGKELSQKCDDWKTSGSLEITFKDYYFPLGWKTRHSGHRIY